Proteins encoded by one window of Haematobia irritans isolate KBUSLIRL chromosome 2, ASM5000362v1, whole genome shotgun sequence:
- the LOC142226005 gene encoding putative ATP-dependent RNA helicase DDX43 isoform X2 has product MCWSGDEAHRILDMGFDPQIRKISLDIRPDKQPVMTSARSPTFYRRLFEQSYTDIISGEANNLIATDIASCDLVIEDITHVINFQFRNIEEYSNSAIFSYRTRSDWGMASELIPIHEEAGQDIPSDSRPWLNLLLKPKNAVLKKHIIERNVVE; this is encoded by the exons atgaagctcatcgtattttggatatgggGTTTGACCCTCAGATTCggaagatatcattggatatacggcccgataaacaacctgtaatgacaagtgctaggagtccgacattttaccgacggttatttgaacaatcctataccg atattatctcTGGTGAAGCAAACAATCTTATAGCAACTGATATCGCCTCATGTGACCTGGTCATAGaagatataacccatgtcatcaatttccagttccgaaatatcgaagaatacagtaacagtgctatatttagttatagaactcgatccgattggggcatggcatcggaattaattcctatacatgaagaagctggtcaggatataccatctgactcccgaccatggctgaaccttttgctaaaaccaaagaacgcTGTGCTGAAGAAGCACATAATCGAACGCAATGTGGTAGAGTAG
- the LOC142226005 gene encoding putative ATP-dependent RNA helicase DDX43 isoform X1 — protein sequence MIYGEGNRREQIGCVGDEAHRILDMGFDPQIRKISLDIRPDKQPVMTSARSPTFYRRLFEQSYTDIISGEANNLIATDIASCDLVIEDITHVINFQFRNIEEYSNSAIFSYRTRSDWGMASELIPIHEEAGQDIPSDSRPWLNLLLKPKNAVLKKHIIERNVVE from the exons atgatttatggagaaggcaatcgccgtgaacaaattggatgtgttggag atgaagctcatcgtattttggatatgggGTTTGACCCTCAGATTCggaagatatcattggatatacggcccgataaacaacctgtaatgacaagtgctaggagtccgacattttaccgacggttatttgaacaatcctataccg atattatctcTGGTGAAGCAAACAATCTTATAGCAACTGATATCGCCTCATGTGACCTGGTCATAGaagatataacccatgtcatcaatttccagttccgaaatatcgaagaatacagtaacagtgctatatttagttatagaactcgatccgattggggcatggcatcggaattaattcctatacatgaagaagctggtcaggatataccatctgactcccgaccatggctgaaccttttgctaaaaccaaagaacgcTGTGCTGAAGAAGCACATAATCGAACGCAATGTGGTAGAGTAG